The following is a genomic window from Opitutus sp. GAS368.
GATCCAGGTCGACCTCGACCCGCAGGCGCTGCAGGCGAAGGGCCTCACGCCCGCCGATGTCGCCAACGCGATCAACCTCCAGAACCTCACCCTGCCCGCCGGCACCGCCAAGATCGGCGACCGCGAATACAACGTCCTCCTCAACAGCAGCCCCGACCTCGTCGCCGGCCTCAACGACCTCCCGATCAAGGTCGTCAACGGCAGCACGATCTACATCCGCGACGTCGCCCAGGTCCGCGACGGCAACGCCCCCCAGACCAACATCGTCCGCCAGAACGGCACCCGCGGCGCCCTCCTGCCCATCCTGAAGAGCGGCACCGCCTCCACGCTCGACATCATCAAGCGCGTCCGCGCCGCCCTGCCCCGCATCCAGAGCACGCTGCCGCCGGAGCTCGACCTCAAGCCGCAGTTCGACCAGTCGATCTTCGTCCGCGCCGCGCTCAACGGCGTGCTGAACGAGGCGCTGCTGGCGACACTCCTCACCTCGGCGATGATCCTGCTCTTCCTCGGCACGTGGCGCAACACGCTCGTCGTCGCCCTTTCCATCCCGCTCTCGATCTTCTGCTCGGTCATCACGCTGAACATCTTCGGGCAGACCATCAACGCCATGACCCTCGGCGGCCTCGCGCTCGCCGTCGGCATCCTGGTCGACGACGCCACGGTCACCATCGAGAACATCGACCGCAACCTCGGCCTGAAGAAGCCGCTCATCCAGGCCATCCTCGACGGCGCCGAGCAGATCGCCATGCCGGCCTTCGTTTCGACGCTCTGCATCTGCATCGTCTTCGTCCCGATCTTCCTGCTCGAGGGCACGGCCAAATACCTCTTCGGCCCGCTGGCGATGGCGGTCATCTTCGCGATGCTCGCCTCGTATCTGCTGTCCCGGACCGTGGTGCCGACCTTCGTGCATTACCTGCTGCACGGCCAGCCGGTCTTCCACGACGCCGAGGACGGTCACGTCGACCCGGGCGCGCCCAAGGGGGACATCTTCTGGCGCATCCACGTCCGCTTCAACCGCCACTTCGCCCGCCTGCGCGGCGCCTACACACGGGCGCTCGACTGGTGCCTGAACCGCAAGCAGACGATCGCCTTCGCCTCCGTCGCGGTCGTCCTGCTCACGGCCGTGCTCCTGCCCTTCCTCGGGCGCGACTTCTTCCCGATCGTCGACGCCGGCCAGTTCCGCCTCCACGTCCGCGCGCCCGCCGGCACGCGCATCGAGGAGACCGAGCGGGTCTTCACCCGGGTGGAAAACACCATCCGCGAGATCATCCCGGCGGGGGAGCTCACCGCCATCCTCGACAACATCGGCCTGCCGGCGGGCAGCACCGCCCTCGCCTTCAGCGACTCCGTCACCATCGGCTCGGCCGACGGCGAGATCCTCGTCTCGCTCAATCCCGACAAGCACGGCTCCACCTGGGAATATGTCCGCCGCATCCGCGCGCGCCTGACCCACGACTACCCCGACTACGTCTTCTTCACGCAGCCGTCCGACATCGTCGGCCAGATCCTCAACTTCGGACTGCCGGCGCCCATCGACGTCCAGATCGCCGGCCGCGACCGCGCAACCAACTACGCCCTCGCCCAGCAGCTCGCGACCCGCATCGCCGCCATCCGCGGCGCGGTCGACGTCCACGTCCACCAGGTCGTCAACGCCCCCTCGCTCAAGGTCAACGTCGACCGCGCGCGCGCCGAGCAGCTCGGCCTGACGCAGCGTGACGTAGCCGGCAACCTCCTCATCTCGCTCAGCGGCTCGGGCCAGTCCGCTCCGAACTACTGGCTGAGCCCGCAGAACGGCGTGCAATACCTCGTCGCCACGCAGACGCCGCAGTTCCTCATCGACTCGATCGACGCCCTCCAGGCCACGCCGGTCGGCGTCAGCGGCCGGGCCAACACCCCGCAAATCCTCGGCAATGTCGCCAGCGTCGAGCGCACCGTCAGCGCGGCGGTCGTCGGCCACTACAACATCCAGCCGGTCTTCGACGTCTACGCCAACGTGGACCAGCGCGACCTCGGCGGGGTCGCCACCGAGGTGCGCAAGCTGATCAGGGAATTCGAGCCGCAGCTCCCGCGCGGCAGCTTCATCACCCTGCGCGGTCAGGTGCAGAGCATGGACGCCTCCTTCATCGGGCTCGGCATCGGCGTGCTCTTCGCCATCCTGCTGGTCTACCTGCTCATGGTGGTGAACTTCCAGTCCTGGCTCGACCCGTTCATCATCATCATGGCGCTGCCCGGGGCGCTTTGCGGCATCGTCTGGATCCTCTTCCTCACGCGCACCACGCTCAGCGTGCCCTCGCTGATGGGCGCCATCATGAGCGTCGGTGTCGCCACGGCCAACTCCATCCTGCTGGTGACCTTCGCCAACGACCTGCGCAAGGAGGGCAAGGACGCCCGTGCCGCCGCCCTCGAGGCCGGGCACACGCGCCTGCGCCCCGTGCTCATGACCGCGCTGGCCATGATCATCGGCATGCTGCCGATGTCCCTCGGCCTCGGCGAGGGCGGCGAACAGAACGCCCCGCTCGGCCGCGCCGTCATCGGCGGCCTGCTGGTCGCCACCCTGGCCACCCTCTTTCTCGTGCCGGTCGTCTACGCCGCCCTGCGCCGCAAGGCCGCCCACCGCCCCGACGAGACCATCAGCGAAGAGATGGCCGAATGCCACCTCGAGCCGAAGCCTTGAACTTTCCATCCATGAAACCCGCCCGCCTGCTCCCCGCTTTTGCCGCGCTCGCGGCCCTCGCCGCCACCATGCCGTCATCCGCCGCCGAGGCCGGCGCCGCCCGCCGCCCGACGGTCAACATCGTCATCGCGCACAAGGCCGCCGCCAGCACCGACCTCGTGCTGCCGGCCGGCCTCCAGGCCTTCCAGGAGGCGCTGATCTACGCGCGCACCACCGGCTACCTCTCCAAGTGGCTCGTCGACATCGGTGACGAGGTGAAGGCCGGCCAGGTGCTGGCCGTCATCGACTCGCCGGAGGTCGACCAGCAGCTGCTCGTCGCCCAGGCCGCCCTGCTGCAGGCGCAGGCCAACGCCACGCTGGCCCGCGCCACCGCCACGCGCTGGGAGGCGCTCGGCGCGCAAAACGCGGTCTCGCACCAGGAGACCGACGAGAAGAACGCCGCCGCCGCCGCCAGCGAGGCGAACGTCCAGGCCGCCACGGCCGAGGTCGCGCGCCTCACGCAGCTCAAGGGCTTCGAGACGGTCACCGCGCCCTTCGCCGGCGTCATCGCCGCCCGCGGCGCCGACATCGGCACGCTCATCACCACCGACACCAACCGCCCGCTCCTCTTCCGCCTCACCCAGCAGTCGGTGCTGCGCGTCTACGCCGGCATTCCGCAGGCCTATATGCGTGCCGTCAGCCCGGGCCTCGCAGTCGACGTGCTCG
Proteins encoded in this region:
- a CDS encoding efflux RND transporter periplasmic adaptor subunit; this encodes MKPARLLPAFAALAALAATMPSSAAEAGAARRPTVNIVIAHKAAASTDLVLPAGLQAFQEALIYARTTGYLSKWLVDIGDEVKAGQVLAVIDSPEVDQQLLVAQAALLQAQANATLARATATRWEALGAQNAVSHQETDEKNAAAAASEANVQAATAEVARLTQLKGFETVTAPFAGVIAARGADIGTLITTDTNRPLLFRLTQQSVLRVYAGIPQAYMRAVSPGLAVDVLASEFPDRAFKGRIARVAGALDAASRTLQVEVQIPNENGELLPGMFVQLRFKLVSPQPPLLVPSNATIIRPDGNYVAVVDAQDKVRLQKVAFGRDYGTQIEITGGLAENAQVVANPSDALVDGQAVEPLRPDTKK
- a CDS encoding efflux RND transporter permease subunit: MQAKGLTPADVANAINLQNLTLPAGTAKIGDREYNVLLNSSPDLVAGLNDLPIKVVNGSTIYIRDVAQVRDGNAPQTNIVRQNGTRGALLPILKSGTASTLDIIKRVRAALPRIQSTLPPELDLKPQFDQSIFVRAALNGVLNEALLATLLTSAMILLFLGTWRNTLVVALSIPLSIFCSVITLNIFGQTINAMTLGGLALAVGILVDDATVTIENIDRNLGLKKPLIQAILDGAEQIAMPAFVSTLCICIVFVPIFLLEGTAKYLFGPLAMAVIFAMLASYLLSRTVVPTFVHYLLHGQPVFHDAEDGHVDPGAPKGDIFWRIHVRFNRHFARLRGAYTRALDWCLNRKQTIAFASVAVVLLTAVLLPFLGRDFFPIVDAGQFRLHVRAPAGTRIEETERVFTRVENTIREIIPAGELTAILDNIGLPAGSTALAFSDSVTIGSADGEILVSLNPDKHGSTWEYVRRIRARLTHDYPDYVFFTQPSDIVGQILNFGLPAPIDVQIAGRDRATNYALAQQLATRIAAIRGAVDVHVHQVVNAPSLKVNVDRARAEQLGLTQRDVAGNLLISLSGSGQSAPNYWLSPQNGVQYLVATQTPQFLIDSIDALQATPVGVSGRANTPQILGNVASVERTVSAAVVGHYNIQPVFDVYANVDQRDLGGVATEVRKLIREFEPQLPRGSFITLRGQVQSMDASFIGLGIGVLFAILLVYLLMVVNFQSWLDPFIIIMALPGALCGIVWILFLTRTTLSVPSLMGAIMSVGVATANSILLVTFANDLRKEGKDARAAALEAGHTRLRPVLMTALAMIIGMLPMSLGLGEGGEQNAPLGRAVIGGLLVATLATLFLVPVVYAALRRKAAHRPDETISEEMAECHLEPKP